The segment GTTTTCGGTGCGCTATCGGGCCTCGAACGAAAAGGCCCGCTATACCCCCGACTGGGGCCACTCGCGGCTGATCGAAGCGGTGGTATGGGGCGTACCACTGGCCATCATCATCGTGCTGGGCGTCGTCACCTGGCGCTCGACCCATGCGCTGGACCCGTACCGGCCGCTGGCATCCGATACCCCGGCGCTCAAGGTCCAGGTCATCGCCATGGACTGGAAGTGGCTGTTCGTCTATCCCGAACTTGGCATTGCTTCGGTCAACGAGATGGCGATGCCTGTGGACACGCCCGTCGACTTCAGGGTGACTTCCGACGGGGCCATCACCTCGTTCTTCATCCCAGCCCTGGGTGGCCAGATCTACGCCATGGCCGGGATGCAGACACGGCTGCACCTGATCGCCAACCACGCAGGCGACTACACGGGGATCGCCGCCAACTACAACGGGCCGGGGTTCTCGGACATGCACTTCAAGGCGCTGGCCCTCGACCCGGCAGGCTTTGAAGAGTGGGTCAAACGCACACGCGCTGCCGGGCGCCAGCTCGATGGGGCTGCCTACACGCAGTTGGCCAAGCCCAGTATTGCCCACCCGGTAGAACATTATGGCCAGGTCGAGCCGCACCTGTTCCAGTCGCTGATCGACAAGTACCAGGGCGTCAACCGCTCCCGCGAGGTCGAGCGCCGGCTTGGCGATTCCCAGGGCGAGAGCACCCAAGGCAGCAAGGAGTAAGACCATGTTCGGAAAACTGACCTGGAATGCCATTCCCCTCCACGAGCCGATCATCATGTACACGCTGGCCGTCGTCGGGCTGCTGGGCCTGGCGGTCGTGGGGGCCATTACCTACATGGGCAAATGGAAATACCTGTGGCAAGAATGGTTCACCACCGTGGACCACAAGCGCATCGGCGTGATGTACATCGTCGTCGCCTTGGTGATGCTGCTGCGCGGCTTCGCCGACGCGTTGATGATGCGCACCCAGCAGGCCATGGCCTCGAACGGCTCGCCCGGCTACCTGCCACCTGAGCACTACGACCAGATCTTCACCGCCCACGGGGTGATCATGATCTTCTTCATGGCCATGCCGTTCGTGGTCGGGCTGATGAACGTGGTGGTACCCCTGCAGATCGGCGCACGCGACGTGGCCTATCCATTCCTGAACGCCGTCAGCTTCTGGCTGTTCGTCTCCGGCGCTGTACTGGTGAACCTTTCGCTGGGCATTGGCGAATTTGCCCGCACAGGCTGGGTGGCCTATCCCCCGTTGTCGGGCATCGGGTACAGCCCCGGGGTGGGGGTGGACTACTACATCTGGGCGCTGCAGATATCCGGGGTCGGCACCCTGCTCACCGGGCTGAACTTTTTCGTCACCATCTTGAAGATGCGTACCACCGGCATGACGCTGTTTCGCATGCCAGTGTTCACCTGGACGGTATTGTGCACCTCGATCCTGATCCTGGCTGCCTTTCCCATTCTCACTGCCACCTTGTTCATGCTCACGCTTGATCGCTATTTGGGCATGCACTTCTTCACCAATGAACTGGGCGGCAACCCCATGATGTATGTGAACCTCATCTGGGCCTGGGGCCACCCCGAGGTGTACATCCTCATACTCCCAGCGTTCGGTATCTTCTCGGAGGTGGCCTCGACGTTCTCGCGCAAGAAGCTGTTCGGCTACTACTCCCTGGTGTGGGCGACCATCGTCATCACGGTGCTGTCGTTCATCGTCTGGGTGCACCACTTCTT is part of the Pseudomonas parafulva genome and harbors:
- the cyoA gene encoding ubiquinol oxidase subunit II; its protein translation is MALGTVALQLSGCDMVLFNPKGQVGLEQRNLIILATLLMLIVVIPVMIMALVFSVRYRASNEKARYTPDWGHSRLIEAVVWGVPLAIIIVLGVVTWRSTHALDPYRPLASDTPALKVQVIAMDWKWLFVYPELGIASVNEMAMPVDTPVDFRVTSDGAITSFFIPALGGQIYAMAGMQTRLHLIANHAGDYTGIAANYNGPGFSDMHFKALALDPAGFEEWVKRTRAAGRQLDGAAYTQLAKPSIAHPVEHYGQVEPHLFQSLIDKYQGVNRSREVERRLGDSQGESTQGSKE
- the cyoB gene encoding cytochrome o ubiquinol oxidase subunit I; amino-acid sequence: MFGKLTWNAIPLHEPIIMYTLAVVGLLGLAVVGAITYMGKWKYLWQEWFTTVDHKRIGVMYIVVALVMLLRGFADALMMRTQQAMASNGSPGYLPPEHYDQIFTAHGVIMIFFMAMPFVVGLMNVVVPLQIGARDVAYPFLNAVSFWLFVSGAVLVNLSLGIGEFARTGWVAYPPLSGIGYSPGVGVDYYIWALQISGVGTLLTGLNFFVTILKMRTTGMTLFRMPVFTWTVLCTSILILAAFPILTATLFMLTLDRYLGMHFFTNELGGNPMMYVNLIWAWGHPEVYILILPAFGIFSEVASTFSRKKLFGYYSLVWATIVITVLSFIVWVHHFFTMGAGPNVNAFFGIMTMIIAVPTGVKIFTWLFTMYRGRVRFETPMLWTVGFIVTFSIGGMTGVLLAVPGADFLLHNSLFLIAHFHNVIIGGAVFGYLCGLTYWFPKAFGFKLYDPLGRAAFWCWLAGFYFAFMPSYFLGFMGMTRRLNHFDVPEWRPLLLLEMVGVLIILCGVACQVMQLVVSIRKRHENRDTTGDPWDGRTLEWATASPPPFYNFAEQPVVGGIDAYWGMKEKGVKTLAEMDFRKIHMPCNTSLGLVLGVLSTALGFALIWHIWWLVIASTLAVIATLIVRSYDPDTDYYIPAEEVERMETERRQRLAEA